A portion of the endosymbiont of Galathealinum brachiosum genome contains these proteins:
- the gloA gene encoding lactoylglutathione lyase: MRILHTMLRVGNLEKSIKFYTEVFEMQLLRRKDYPDGKFTLAFVGYGDEKENTVIELTHNWDTDSYDMGNAYGHIALEVDDVYKAVDVIKKQGGKILREAGPMNAGATIIAFVEDPDGYQIELLAAKS, encoded by the coding sequence ATGCGTATTTTACACACTATGCTTCGTGTAGGAAATTTAGAAAAATCTATAAAATTTTATACCGAAGTATTTGAAATGCAGTTGCTACGCAGAAAAGACTACCCTGATGGCAAATTCACATTGGCATTTGTAGGTTATGGCGATGAAAAAGAAAACACTGTCATTGAATTAACCCATAACTGGGATACTGACAGTTATGATATGGGCAATGCTTATGGCCATATTGCACTGGAAGTAGATGATGTTTATAAAGCAGTTGACGTCATTAAAAAACAGGGTGGAAAAATACTTCGTGAAGCCGGCCCAATGAATGCGGGGGCAACGATTATTGCATTTGTTGAGGATCCTGATGGATACCAGATAGAGTTACTAGCCGCTAAATCCTGA